Proteins from a single region of Sphaerochaeta globosa str. Buddy:
- a CDS encoding helix-turn-helix domain-containing protein — protein sequence MRSYESIREWLIKRAEVVSVRQIARDTGLNHAAIHRLMDGTVSNPRIDTLSKIEALMGPENDNVAYIRGTEFVAIVADEVENTINIKTNISNKDQALALVVVAACRYSIGENVTRNMLVGMVSSTYEAIKKQDKKVG from the coding sequence ATGAGAAGTTATGAATCAATAAGAGAATGGCTCATTAAGAGAGCTGAGGTAGTAAGTGTTAGACAAATTGCAAGGGATACTGGTTTAAACCATGCAGCAATCCATCGTCTCATGGACGGAACTGTTTCAAATCCAAGGATTGATACTCTTTCAAAGATTGAGGCTCTCATGGGACCCGAGAATGACAATGTTGCCTATATCAGAGGTACAGAGTTTGTAGCTATCGTTGCAGACGAAGTAGAAAATACAATAAATATCAAAACCAACATTAGCAACAAAGACCAGGCACTTGCTCTTGTCGTAGTAGCCGCTTGCAGGTATTCGATAGGGGAAAACGTAACAAGGAATATGTTGGTTGGGATGGTGTCATCGACATATGAAGCCATAAAAAAACAGGATAAGAAGG
- a CDS encoding Lin1244/Lin1753 domain-containing protein, giving the protein MREIFFFRHYITELQNPNIAALWKRWGAKGYGLYWHVLERLYADPAHMLVYNKVLHRDLAKAAKLSRLKVGMVLIDMAALRLINVNNEHITCDRVENEIKEVIKSKNRRKDVS; this is encoded by the coding sequence ATGCGTGAGATTTTCTTTTTCAGGCACTATATTACAGAGCTTCAGAATCCCAACATTGCGGCACTGTGGAAGCGGTGGGGAGCAAAGGGATACGGGCTTTACTGGCATGTCTTGGAGAGGCTCTATGCCGATCCTGCACACATGCTGGTCTACAACAAGGTCTTGCATCGTGACCTTGCGAAGGCGGCAAAGTTGAGTAGGCTCAAGGTTGGCATGGTGCTTATCGATATGGCCGCTCTCAGGCTTATCAATGTCAACAATGAGCATATCACTTGTGACCGGGTCGAGAATGAAATCAAGGAAGTAATCAAGTCGAAGAACAGACGCAAAGACGTTTCATAA
- a CDS encoding recombination protein NinG translates to MPSAREKALTAFQKYRRYLLADGNGFATCISCGKVGHVSKMDGGHYESRKNKATELEADNVWPQCKYCNGPLSGNHVAYRNNLISRIGVERLQRLEDMVMASKGSEEAMERLPRMDRLSVTTKKKDKDYLELAKRYDKIAKELAKEKLIHA, encoded by the coding sequence ATGCCAAGTGCGAGAGAGAAGGCGTTAACCGCATTCCAGAAATACCGAAGATATCTACTAGCAGATGGGAATGGTTTTGCAACATGCATTTCGTGCGGCAAGGTTGGACATGTTTCCAAGATGGATGGCGGTCACTACGAAAGTCGGAAGAACAAGGCAACAGAGCTTGAAGCCGACAATGTGTGGCCTCAGTGCAAATACTGCAATGGGCCTCTGTCTGGAAACCATGTTGCATACAGGAACAACCTGATCTCTCGCATTGGCGTGGAACGTTTACAACGGCTTGAGGATATGGTGATGGCTTCCAAAGGTTCGGAGGAAGCGATGGAAAGATTGCCCAGGATGGATAGGTTGTCTGTAACTACAAAGAAAAAGGACAAGGATTATCTGGAATTGGCGAAGCGTTATGACAAAATCGCCAAGGAATTGGCTAAGGAGAAGCTGATACATGCGTGA
- a CDS encoding single-stranded DNA-binding protein has protein sequence MADMCSIMITGRLTADSEIKYAGQTPILKFSVAVGRYDKGQTTSSFFDVVQFSRAAEGLTGKLTRGKPVVVRGEMRQEFWSANDGSKRSRWVLVADSFGVQPLGGGQEDRYERGEPTTQNMYSSLDDDGDDIPF, from the coding sequence ATGGCAGATATGTGTTCAATCATGATTACTGGAAGGCTCACTGCTGACAGTGAAATCAAATATGCAGGGCAGACACCGATTCTGAAATTCAGCGTTGCTGTTGGACGATATGACAAAGGACAAACCACTTCTTCTTTCTTTGATGTAGTCCAGTTTTCAAGAGCCGCTGAGGGGCTAACCGGAAAGCTCACAAGAGGAAAGCCTGTTGTTGTCCGGGGAGAAATGAGACAGGAGTTCTGGAGTGCCAACGATGGGTCAAAGCGAAGCCGTTGGGTATTGGTTGCTGATTCGTTCGGTGTACAGCCGCTTGGTGGTGGACAAGAAGACAGGTACGAGCGAGGAGAGCCGACAACGCAGAACATGTATAGCAGTCTAGATGATGATGGTGACGATATTCCTTTCTAG
- a CDS encoding ERF family protein — MSNNIYMAMAEVMRDVEAIGKDQKNQQQGFKFRGIDDVYNAVHPIFAKHGVFTVPTLLAERTEERQTRNGGNLIYRILTMKYTFYASDGSNVEAVVVGEGMDSGDKGANKGMAIAHKYALLQTLCIPTEDMVDPDSESQDPSNKKPDNQASISRGPERQPKPEPTSPAAPKQADKPVVPPYDPAKASMPKVASTTKAIIMNSNLIVPGMFTMRRAWNQILEICSGDKDFAKGLFEQFGAPTSEEITYDIYKAVFNAIKNPTGEPDGPELFEGDSLDKVPFEASGAIA; from the coding sequence ATGAGTAACAATATTTACATGGCAATGGCTGAGGTTATGAGGGATGTTGAGGCTATCGGAAAAGACCAGAAGAACCAACAGCAAGGCTTCAAGTTCCGTGGGATTGACGATGTTTACAATGCCGTCCACCCAATCTTTGCAAAGCATGGTGTCTTCACCGTTCCTACCCTCCTAGCCGAGAGAACCGAGGAGAGGCAGACCAGAAACGGAGGAAACCTCATCTATCGCATCTTGACAATGAAGTACACATTCTATGCCTCCGATGGGTCCAACGTTGAAGCTGTGGTCGTTGGTGAGGGAATGGACAGCGGTGACAAGGGAGCGAACAAGGGCATGGCTATCGCTCACAAGTACGCCCTGCTTCAGACTCTCTGCATTCCTACCGAAGATATGGTTGATCCCGATTCAGAATCTCAAGACCCGAGCAACAAGAAGCCTGACAATCAAGCATCTATATCGAGAGGCCCGGAGAGACAGCCTAAGCCAGAGCCAACAAGTCCAGCCGCTCCGAAGCAAGCTGACAAACCCGTAGTTCCTCCGTACGACCCTGCCAAGGCTTCAATGCCGAAGGTAGCAAGTACGACCAAGGCAATAATCATGAATTCAAATCTGATTGTGCCTGGAATGTTCACAATGAGAAGGGCATGGAATCAGATTCTTGAGATTTGCTCTGGTGACAAGGATTTTGCCAAGGGCCTGTTTGAGCAGTTTGGAGCACCAACTTCCGAGGAGATCACCTACGACATCTATAAGGCTGTGTTCAATGCCATCAAGAATCCTACTGGTGAACCTGATGGACCAGAATTGTTCGAGGGTGACAGTCTGGACAAGGTTCCCTTTGAGGCCAGTGGAGCGATTGCATGA
- a CDS encoding helix-turn-helix domain-containing protein, with amino-acid sequence METTFWDRLQGLLGIHRITQAELSKELDLSPSYISASIGRGASPRADFAYKVAKYFGVSLKWLISGEDEDAIDAKFAVAIKNDRIMEIAYLLTKCPENVVAMIENFVAYAASNQKTFGK; translated from the coding sequence ATGGAAACTACATTTTGGGATAGATTGCAGGGATTGCTTGGGATACATAGAATTACGCAAGCAGAATTGAGCAAGGAATTGGATCTCTCACCGTCTTACATATCAGCATCAATCGGCAGAGGAGCAAGTCCTAGAGCTGATTTTGCTTACAAGGTCGCTAAATATTTCGGGGTTTCTCTCAAATGGCTGATTTCCGGTGAGGATGAGGATGCCATTGATGCCAAGTTCGCTGTAGCAATCAAAAACGACAGAATCATGGAGATTGCCTACTTGCTGACCAAATGCCCAGAGAATGTCGTAGCAATGATTGAAAACTTCGTAGCTTATGCGGCAAGCAATCAAAAGACTTTTGGCAAATGA
- a CDS encoding JAB domain-containing protein — protein MRSDIMKKYENLKKQQLLDILVSLSVAETPSIGTPSEAYTKLLQCIPPVDFFYNEYFFTVTLNGAHQIIDAHVISKGLVNRTLVHPREVFRPAILDNSTAIVIAHNHPSGNLEPSAEDKDVTFRIRQAGDLIGIRVLDHLIFSQNGYFSMLESGMF, from the coding sequence ATGAGAAGCGATATTATGAAAAAGTACGAAAACCTGAAAAAGCAACAGCTCCTTGATATTTTAGTGAGCTTGTCTGTTGCTGAAACCCCCTCAATCGGAACACCATCCGAAGCTTATACCAAGCTTTTGCAGTGTATACCTCCTGTAGACTTCTTTTACAATGAATACTTCTTCACCGTTACCCTTAATGGAGCACACCAAATTATTGATGCCCACGTTATTTCCAAAGGGCTGGTTAACAGGACATTGGTTCATCCCAGGGAAGTTTTTAGACCTGCAATTTTAGATAATTCCACAGCTATCGTAATAGCTCACAACCATCCTAGTGGAAACCTTGAACCTAGTGCTGAGGATAAGGATGTGACATTTAGAATTAGACAGGCTGGAGATTTGATTGGGATTAGAGTACTTGACCATCTAATCTTTTCGCAAAACGGGTATTTCTCGATGCTTGAATCAGGTATGTTTTAG
- a CDS encoding ArdC family protein, which yields MKSEQKNSVYEIVTQRIIDFIEQNNELPWRKPWATVESAQQNYKSRKPYQGVNAILTGMSGFSSPLWLTFKQARELGGCVKKGEKSTPVIFWSTIERKVKDDEIEDDETTKKFGFYRLYSVFNSSQIEGIEFPEINKPTQNFNPITKAEEVIRNMPNCPHISRDGNGAYYSPVFDTVTIPDTFFTPEELYSALFHELVHSTGHPSRLNRFKQEGDDHKFGSQTYSREELTAEMGSAFVLNSLNIANESTDNNSAAYIKSWLRALRNDPQMVVTAASKAGRAANYIMNKEADNVVGN from the coding sequence ATGAAGAGTGAACAGAAAAATTCCGTGTATGAGATAGTCACGCAAAGAATCATCGATTTCATCGAGCAGAACAACGAACTTCCTTGGAGGAAACCGTGGGCAACGGTTGAATCGGCTCAACAGAATTACAAGAGCAGAAAGCCCTATCAAGGTGTCAATGCCATTCTTACAGGGATGAGTGGATTTTCCAGCCCTTTGTGGTTGACCTTCAAACAGGCAAGAGAACTTGGTGGTTGTGTCAAGAAAGGCGAGAAGTCAACGCCTGTAATTTTCTGGTCAACCATCGAAAGAAAGGTCAAGGATGATGAAATAGAAGATGATGAGACCACCAAGAAATTTGGTTTCTACCGTCTATATTCCGTCTTCAATTCGTCTCAGATAGAGGGTATCGAATTCCCTGAAATCAACAAGCCTACGCAGAATTTCAACCCAATCACCAAGGCTGAAGAAGTCATCAGAAACATGCCAAATTGTCCCCATATCAGCAGGGATGGTAATGGAGCATATTATTCCCCTGTTTTCGATACCGTGACGATTCCTGACACGTTTTTCACACCAGAGGAATTGTACTCAGCTCTGTTTCATGAGCTTGTCCATAGTACAGGACACCCGTCCAGGCTCAACAGGTTCAAACAGGAAGGCGATGACCACAAGTTTGGTAGCCAAACCTACTCAAGGGAAGAGTTGACTGCCGAAATGGGTTCTGCATTTGTTCTCAACTCGCTGAACATCGCAAATGAGAGCACTGACAATAATTCTGCCGCCTATATCAAGAGTTGGCTCAGGGCACTCAGGAATGATCCACAGATGGTCGTTACCGCAGCAAGCAAGGCAGGGAGAGCTGCCAACTATATTATGAACAAGGAGGCAGACAATGTCGTGGGAAACTAA